The Polaribacter sp. KT25b genome contains the following window.
TAAGGCCAACAGTTAGAGATAGAAGACCTTTGGTTGGTGTAAATCCTGCATATAATAATTTGGCAATTTTAAACGGTTTAGGAACACGAGGAGTAATGATTGCACCAACAGTTGCAAAACAATTATTTAATCACTTAGAAAAAGGTGAAGAATTAGATTTAGATATCGATATTAAAAGATTTGAATAAGTTTTTGAACGTAAATTTTTACAATCAAAAATAAAGATTAGTATTAAAAATCTAAAAATCTAAAAATCTAAAAATCTAAAAATCTAAAAATCTAAAAATCTATTTTTTTTCTTCATAACTAACAAACATATTTATCCAAATAATTCTAGATAAACGTAAATTTATTGGAGCTAAAATAACTAAAGCAATAAATACGCTTAAAAAAGATTGTAATAAGTTTAAATCAAAACCAAGTTTGGTTATTAAAAAAACAACAATAGAAATTGCAACAGTAATTCCGTAATTTATATACATTGCTCCATAAAAAAATGAAGGCTCAAGCATATATTTTAAATTACAATTAGGGCAATGATCATGAATTTTAGTAACTTTAGAAGGGTTAAAAGTAAATTTATACTTAAAAAAATCACCTTCTTGGCACTTTGGGCACTTGCCTTTTGAAATGCTATATAATTTTGTTCCTTTTTTAAACATCATAAAATTTAAAATTGATACTTTTGCAAAGATAAATTTTTATCAATCTAACTTTGTAACTTTTATTACATTTAATGTTAAACGTACACAATTTAACAGTTTCCTTTATGGGAACTGAATTATTTTCAGGAATCACTTTTAAATTAAATAAAGGAGATAGAATTGGCTTAATTGGTAAAAATGGAGCCGGTAAATCTACACTTTTAAAAGTACTTTCTAAAGACATTGAAAGTAGCGGAACAATGGCTTTTGATAAAGACGTAAAAATAGGTTTTTTAAGACAAGATATAGATTTTGTTGAAGGAAGAACTATTTTAGAAGAAGCGTATCAAGCCTTTGTAGAAATTAAAGAAATTGAAGCTTTACTTGATGATATTAACGAGCAATTAGTTACAAGAACCGATTATGAAAGTGAAGGTTATACCCAGTTAATTCATGATTTAACAGACAATACTGAGCGTTATGAATTGCTTGGGGGTTATAATTATCAAGGAGATACAGAAAAAATTTTACAAGGATTAGGTTTTCAAAGAGAAGATTTTGACAAACTAACAGATACTTTTTCTGGTGGATGGAGAATGCGTATAGAATTGGCAAAATTATTATTACAAAATAATGATATTTTATTATTAGATGAGCCTACGAATCACCTAGATATCGAGTCTATTATTTGGTTAGAGAACTTTTTAAAATCATATTCTGGTGCTATTGTATTGGTTTCTCATGATAAAATGTTTTTAGATAATGTAACCAATAGAACTATTGAAATTTCTTTAGGTCAGATTTACGATTATAAAAAACCATATTCTCAGTTCTTATTATTAAGAGGAGAAATTAAAGAAAAACAATTACAGGCTCAGAAAAATCAAGAGAAAGAAATTAAACAAAAGCAGCATTTAATTAATAAATTTAAAGCAAAAGCGAGTAAAGCATCGATGGCACAATCTTTAATGAAACAACTAGATAAAGTTGAGTTGATTGAAGTGGATCAAGATGATAATAAAGCAATGAATGTTCGTTTTGCAATTTCTAAAGAACCAGGAAAA
Protein-coding sequences here:
- a CDS encoding DUF983 domain-containing protein; translated protein: MMFKKGTKLYSISKGKCPKCQEGDFFKYKFTFNPSKVTKIHDHCPNCNLKYMLEPSFFYGAMYINYGITVAISIVVFLITKLGFDLNLLQSFLSVFIALVILAPINLRLSRIIWINMFVSYEEKK
- a CDS encoding ABC-F family ATP-binding cassette domain-containing protein; this encodes MLNVHNLTVSFMGTELFSGITFKLNKGDRIGLIGKNGAGKSTLLKVLSKDIESSGTMAFDKDVKIGFLRQDIDFVEGRTILEEAYQAFVEIKEIEALLDDINEQLVTRTDYESEGYTQLIHDLTDNTERYELLGGYNYQGDTEKILQGLGFQREDFDKLTDTFSGGWRMRIELAKLLLQNNDILLLDEPTNHLDIESIIWLENFLKSYSGAIVLVSHDKMFLDNVTNRTIEISLGQIYDYKKPYSQFLLLRGEIKEKQLQAQKNQEKEIKQKQHLINKFKAKASKASMAQSLMKQLDKVELIEVDQDDNKAMNVRFAISKEPGKIIVEAENLSKSYGDKHVLEDVDLLIERNSKIAFVGQNGQGKSTLAKMMVGEIPFKGNLKLGHNVELGYFAQNQSEELPPEKTVLEIMEDAATDGNRMRVRDMLGSFLFGGDAVDKKAKVLSGGERNRLALCKLLLQPFNVLIMDEPTNHLDIASKNVLKEALKQFNGTLIIVSHDRDFLQGLTSTVYGFKDKIIKEYLGDIDYFLDQHKIENLREAEKRTVVKAEKSSAKIEVEQLSKEQEKDLKKLNNRLSKTETEIADLEAEIAKIDLELAKNYDEVSSRPNFFQKYKAKKAKVDSLMEEWEKLEAEISNFS